A single window of Chloroflexota bacterium DNA harbors:
- a CDS encoding site-2 protease family protein encodes MLFRLIDQFLTDPFAALISLAAFAVALIVGITVHEFSHAWSATQLGDHTARDQGRLTLNPVSHLDPIGTILIFVAGFGWGKPTPVTPAFLRIGERPGMAVVALAGPISNVVVATLAALPFRLGTVYIGGGIDAQFLQALVLWNVVLALFNLLPIAPLDGFKVALGVLPRAIAAPFARTERFGMIILLVIVLADSVLNTGILSRILFPAITTLVRLLLGV; translated from the coding sequence TTGCTCTTCCGTCTCATCGACCAATTCCTAACCGACCCGTTCGCAGCGCTAATTAGCCTTGCCGCGTTCGCCGTGGCGCTCATCGTCGGCATCACTGTCCACGAATTCAGCCATGCTTGGTCGGCAACGCAGCTCGGCGACCACACCGCACGAGATCAAGGTCGACTCACGCTCAACCCCGTCTCGCACCTCGACCCGATTGGCACGATTCTCATATTCGTCGCCGGATTTGGCTGGGGCAAGCCCACGCCCGTAACACCTGCATTCCTGCGCATTGGCGAGCGCCCGGGAATGGCTGTCGTCGCACTCGCCGGCCCCATATCCAACGTGGTCGTGGCGACACTTGCCGCGCTGCCGTTCAGGCTCGGCACGGTTTACATCGGAGGTGGCATAGACGCGCAGTTCCTTCAGGCGCTGGTGCTCTGGAATGTCGTGCTGGCGCTATTCAACCTGCTCCCCATCGCGCCGCTCGACGGCTTCAAAGTCGCGCTGGGCGTACTGCCACGCGCCATAGCCGCACCGTTCGCTCGCACCGAGCGATTCGGTATGATAATCCTGCTAGTCATCGTGCTCGCCGACAGCGTGCTGAACACAGGCATACTGAGCCGCATACTATTCCCCGCAATCACCACACTGGTGCGATTGCTGCTGGGCGTGTAA